In the genome of Enterococcus hirae ATCC 9790, one region contains:
- the mraZ gene encoding division/cell wall cluster transcriptional repressor MraZ yields the protein MFMGEFRHNIDTKGRMIVPSKLREELGEQFVLTRGLDGCLFGYPMKEWANLETKLNDMPLAKKDARTFVRFFYSAATECELDKQGRINIPSTLRNYAALTKECVVIGVSNRIEIWDEARWQEFSEVAAENFDEIAENMIDFGL from the coding sequence ATGTTCATGGGCGAATTTCGGCATAATATTGATACAAAAGGTCGTATGATCGTACCTTCAAAACTTCGTGAAGAGTTAGGTGAACAATTCGTTCTCACGCGTGGATTAGATGGCTGTCTTTTTGGCTATCCAATGAAAGAGTGGGCGAATTTAGAAACAAAACTGAACGACATGCCTTTAGCGAAAAAAGATGCTCGAACTTTTGTGCGTTTTTTTTACTCGGCGGCCACTGAATGTGAATTAGACAAACAAGGACGGATCAACATTCCCAGTACATTAAGAAACTACGCTGCTTTAACGAAAGAATGTGTTGTCATTGGTGTATCCAATCGAATCGAGATTTGGGATGAGGCACGATGGCAAGAATTTTCTGAAGTGGCAGCAGAAAACTTTGATGAAATTGCTGAAAATATGATTGATTTTGGACTATAA
- a CDS encoding DUF3397 domain-containing protein: MGTFTPLVLFWYIFPAIVLFGCNFLVKIFSLDRRFKIKAPDLAVPFLWGGMHALSRNSATVSFLPFFMISLLLMAICIAVFQAYYYDEIIYSRYLKMTWRLAFLLTSGFYVVLIVLNLLSYL; the protein is encoded by the coding sequence ATGGGCACTTTTACGCCACTTGTTTTATTTTGGTATATCTTTCCAGCCATCGTGTTGTTTGGCTGTAATTTTTTAGTGAAAATTTTTTCATTAGATCGTCGTTTTAAAATCAAAGCGCCTGATCTTGCCGTTCCTTTTTTATGGGGAGGGATGCATGCATTGTCACGCAATTCTGCGACAGTTTCCTTCCTTCCTTTCTTTATGATTTCACTTTTGTTGATGGCGATTTGTATCGCTGTATTCCAGGCGTATTACTATGATGAAATTATCTATTCACGTTATCTTAAAATGACTTGGCGTCTTGCTTTCTTGTTAACAAGTGGTTTTTATGTCGTTTTAATCGTCTTAAATCTTCTCTCGTATCTTTGA
- a CDS encoding magnesium transporter CorA family protein has product MIKYFSIEDRQLVNTQKETADTIWYCVERPSEDEIQQITHQFQIPSDYITSILDDAENSREEEFNQTKLTKPALLLLQYPFPKTSPSGYFQVDTYPFSIIVTPKKKLITITNHEPLFLKKVFSQAFAENDLPANLNIFMQLLWQITFSYNTYLSTLQSQCDVLEKQLRVSTENSQLYQIMDIQKSLVYFKEATTANLTTLKTLVKNKTIQENHALKNHLHDVIIETEQSRTTARIQLKLVEQMNQTFSAIVSNNLNNIMKILTSLTIILTIPTIIGSLYGMNIKLPIAGRDDAFLWIILLMIFISIATAYYLKKGKFL; this is encoded by the coding sequence ATGATCAAGTATTTTTCTATCGAGGATCGACAATTGGTCAATACTCAAAAAGAAACAGCAGATACGATTTGGTATTGCGTCGAACGTCCAAGTGAAGATGAAATCCAACAAATCACACACCAATTTCAAATTCCGTCTGATTACATTACTTCTATTTTAGACGATGCTGAAAATTCACGAGAAGAAGAATTTAATCAGACCAAATTAACAAAACCAGCGTTATTATTATTGCAATACCCGTTTCCAAAAACAAGCCCAAGCGGCTATTTTCAAGTAGATACTTACCCTTTTTCTATTATTGTGACACCTAAAAAAAAGCTTATCACAATTACGAATCATGAACCACTCTTTTTGAAAAAAGTATTTAGTCAAGCTTTTGCTGAAAATGATTTACCAGCCAACTTAAATATCTTCATGCAATTATTGTGGCAAATTACTTTTTCCTACAATACTTATCTCAGCACCTTACAATCGCAATGCGATGTTTTGGAAAAACAATTGCGTGTCTCAACAGAAAATAGTCAACTGTATCAAATCATGGATATCCAAAAAAGCTTGGTTTATTTCAAAGAAGCAACCACGGCTAACTTGACCACTTTAAAAACCTTAGTAAAAAACAAAACGATTCAAGAAAACCACGCTTTAAAAAATCATCTCCATGATGTGATTATTGAAACCGAACAATCACGCACTACCGCTCGAATTCAATTAAAACTAGTTGAACAAATGAATCAAACCTTTTCAGCGATTGTTTCTAATAATCTAAATAATATTATGAAAATTTTAACTTCTCTAACGATCATCTTAACGATCCCGACCATCATTGGTAGTCTATATGGAATGAATATCAAGCTTCCTATTGCAGGAAGGGACGATGCGTTTTTATGGATTATTCTACTGATGATTTTTATCAGTATCGCTACTGCTTATTATTTAAAAAAGGGAAAGTTTTTGTAA
- a CDS encoding DUF4044 domain-containing protein — MRENKQTSTFSKITKFVVWTMLILTIGSVVLTAVMSVM, encoded by the coding sequence ATGCGCGAGAATAAACAAACAAGTACTTTTTCAAAAATCACTAAATTCGTTGTTTGGACCATGTTGATCTTAACGATTGGTTCAGTTGTCTTGACTGCAGTTATGAGTGTCATGTAA
- the recN gene encoding DNA repair protein RecN encodes MLQEISITNFAIIPELHLSFHKGMTALTGETGAGKSIIIDALGLLAGGRGSSDYIRQGADKCILEGLFEWPSQEGFTELMEELGIESDGDNLIVRRDMALTGKNVCRVNGHIVTLANLRRIGSYLVDIQGQNEHQELLQPEAHLNLLDRFGDRTFQQQKKKYQKEYAIYRELERKMRKVQQNEKSFVQRIDMLHFQQEEIAAADLQVGEEEQLSEEREKLSNYQKIVDSFASGYSALSAGEPSSVDNVGLAVSELQSIAHLDNEYEAIVENVQSAYYLLQDAIGDMSRQIDLLELDENRLEEVNQRLELIRQLKRKYGESVEAILDYYEEITKELDSSDFSEGQLEKMQLELTKKETFLQEQALALHKTRKKIAKELEKSILTELKSLYMENTEFEVRFSSEKNGQLDANGLDQVEFYITTNPGEPLKPLVKVASGGELSRMLLALKTIFSSEQGVTSIIFDEVDTGVSGRVAQAIADKISQISCHSQVLCITHLPQVAAVADFQYYIQKEVIDGRTQTSVTELQPTQRETEIARMLAGSEITPLTVEHAKELLRLASK; translated from the coding sequence TTGTTACAAGAGATCAGTATTACTAATTTTGCGATTATTCCGGAATTGCATTTGTCTTTCCATAAAGGAATGACAGCTCTAACTGGCGAGACCGGGGCAGGTAAATCGATTATCATTGATGCCCTTGGATTACTGGCTGGTGGTAGAGGCTCCAGTGATTATATTCGCCAAGGAGCCGATAAGTGTATCTTAGAAGGGTTGTTTGAATGGCCAAGTCAAGAAGGATTTACTGAATTGATGGAAGAACTGGGCATCGAATCAGATGGTGATAACTTGATTGTTCGTCGTGATATGGCATTAACGGGTAAAAATGTCTGCCGAGTCAATGGACATATTGTTACGCTGGCAAACCTTAGAAGGATCGGAAGTTATCTAGTTGATATTCAAGGACAAAATGAACACCAGGAGCTATTACAACCAGAAGCCCATTTAAATTTATTGGATCGTTTTGGTGATCGTACTTTTCAACAACAAAAGAAAAAATATCAAAAAGAGTATGCTATCTATCGTGAGCTCGAACGAAAAATGCGGAAAGTCCAACAAAATGAAAAATCATTTGTTCAACGGATCGACATGCTTCATTTTCAACAAGAAGAAATCGCAGCAGCTGATTTACAAGTTGGCGAAGAGGAACAGTTAAGCGAGGAAAGAGAAAAATTAAGCAATTATCAAAAGATCGTGGATAGTTTTGCTAGTGGTTATAGTGCATTGAGTGCGGGAGAACCCAGTAGTGTGGATAACGTTGGTTTAGCTGTTTCTGAACTACAAAGCATTGCTCATCTAGATAATGAATATGAAGCAATCGTTGAGAATGTTCAAAGTGCTTATTATTTACTTCAAGATGCCATTGGTGACATGAGTCGCCAAATCGATCTGTTGGAATTGGATGAAAACCGATTAGAAGAAGTCAATCAACGGCTTGAATTGATTCGTCAGTTGAAACGCAAATATGGGGAGTCAGTGGAAGCAATCCTTGATTATTACGAAGAAATCACTAAAGAACTGGATTCTTCTGATTTCTCAGAAGGTCAACTAGAAAAAATGCAACTGGAATTAACTAAAAAAGAAACGTTCTTGCAAGAACAAGCATTAGCACTGCATAAAACAAGAAAAAAAATTGCTAAAGAACTAGAAAAATCAATCTTAACGGAATTAAAAAGTCTATATATGGAAAACACTGAGTTTGAAGTCCGTTTTTCATCTGAAAAAAATGGACAATTAGATGCTAATGGATTGGACCAAGTGGAATTTTACATAACCACAAATCCTGGAGAACCATTGAAGCCATTAGTAAAAGTTGCCTCGGGTGGGGAACTATCACGTATGTTGTTGGCGTTAAAAACTATTTTTTCTTCAGAACAAGGTGTGACTAGTATCATTTTTGATGAAGTGGATACAGGAGTAAGCGGCCGAGTTGCCCAAGCGATTGCAGATAAGATCTCACAGATCTCATGTCACTCACAAGTTTTGTGTATCACCCATTTACCACAAGTCGCTGCAGTTGCCGATTTTCAATACTATATTCAAAAAGAAGTCATTGATGGGCGTACCCAAACATCGGTTACCGAACTACAACCCACACAACGAGAAACCGAAATTGCCCGAATGTTAGCTGGAAGTGAAATTACCCCACTAACAGTCGAGCATGCCAAAGAATTATTACGCTTAGCAAGTAAATAG
- the argR gene encoding arginine repressor, with amino-acid sequence MRKKDRHRLITRLLNENDIRKQEEFVEILKNKGISVTQATISRDIKELKLIKVPAADGGYRYSLPAETTEDVSTKLEKLLKDAFVAVDQMEKFVILKTLPGNASAAANLIDKRYKKELFSIINDDDNVLMITRTEEDAVALKMDFLHYL; translated from the coding sequence ATGCGAAAAAAAGATCGGCATCGTTTGATTACCCGGCTACTAAATGAAAATGATATCAGAAAACAAGAAGAATTTGTGGAGATCCTGAAAAACAAAGGGATTTCAGTGACGCAGGCAACGATTTCCAGAGATATCAAAGAACTCAAACTCATCAAAGTTCCTGCAGCTGATGGAGGTTATCGCTATAGTCTTCCTGCAGAAACTACTGAAGACGTTAGTACAAAATTAGAAAAGTTATTGAAAGATGCATTTGTGGCTGTTGATCAAATGGAAAAATTTGTCATTTTAAAAACTTTACCAGGCAACGCTTCTGCTGCGGCTAATTTAATTGATAAACGATATAAAAAAGAATTGTTTTCCATCATTAATGATGACGATAATGTGTTGATGATCACACGAACAGAAGAAGATGCAGTTGCATTGAAAATGGATTTTTTACATTACCTTTGA
- a CDS encoding TlyA family RNA methyltransferase: MEKERVDVLAVKQGLFETREQAKRSVMAGLIYNEKNERFDKPGEKIPVSSELQIKGKKLPYVSRGGLKLEKALKVFDLSVEGKILLDIGASTGGFTDAALQNGAKMSYALDVGYNQLAWKIRQDERVVVMERANFRYAKPEDFQEGTPEIAVIDVSFISLRLMLVPLHEILVDGGEVIALIKPQFEAGKEAVGKNGIVRDPQTHVQVIEDILHFAAMHGYDVLDLSYSPITGGEGNIEFLAHLKKVSDQGTLSPDVAPEKIVQEAHNQFNHK, translated from the coding sequence ATGGAAAAAGAACGCGTAGACGTTTTAGCAGTCAAACAAGGCTTGTTTGAAACGAGAGAGCAAGCCAAACGTTCAGTTATGGCTGGTTTGATCTATAACGAAAAAAATGAACGTTTCGATAAGCCAGGGGAAAAAATCCCTGTAAGTAGTGAATTACAGATCAAAGGCAAAAAATTACCTTATGTTTCTCGTGGAGGATTGAAATTAGAAAAGGCACTAAAGGTCTTTGATTTATCTGTAGAAGGTAAAATATTATTGGATATTGGAGCATCAACGGGTGGTTTTACCGATGCGGCTTTACAAAATGGTGCAAAAATGAGTTATGCTCTGGATGTTGGGTATAATCAATTAGCTTGGAAAATCAGACAAGATGAACGAGTTGTAGTAATGGAAAGAGCGAATTTTCGTTATGCCAAACCAGAAGATTTTCAAGAAGGAACCCCAGAGATTGCCGTCATCGATGTATCATTCATTTCTTTACGTTTGATGTTAGTACCATTACACGAAATTTTAGTTGACGGTGGCGAAGTGATTGCTTTGATCAAACCACAATTTGAAGCGGGGAAAGAAGCAGTTGGCAAGAATGGGATCGTTCGTGACCCTCAAACGCATGTACAAGTGATTGAGGATATTTTACACTTTGCTGCGATGCATGGGTATGATGTATTAGATTTAAGTTATTCGCCAATAACCGGTGGAGAAGGGAACATTGAATTTTTAGCCCATTTGAAAAAAGTTTCTGATCAAGGAACGTTATCACCAGATGTGGCACCCGAAAAGATCGTCCAAGAAGCCCACAACCAGTTTAACCACAAATAA
- a CDS encoding polyprenyl synthetase family protein, with the protein MKLADFSTIHLSSVEEEIVSFLNDYTSDEQLKESMLYSVRAGGKRIRPLLLLSTVAAFGESINTTTYQVAAALEMIHTYSLIHDDLPAMDNDDLRRGKPTNHKVYGEALAILAGDGLLTGAFQLISMAHLANSPKLLLLQQLAINAGTQGMVAGQAADIEGETKQLTLEELMFIHERKTGRLMHYALLAGGVLANQPEEVLASLQKLASHLGLAFQIRDDLLDVVSTTEVLGKTAGKDAKMEKTTYPGLLGIEETKSALENEIDAANRMIDQLEQTVCSFDGQLLRQLVQQFSV; encoded by the coding sequence ATGAAGTTGGCTGATTTTTCAACGATCCATCTATCTTCTGTAGAAGAAGAAATTGTTTCTTTTCTAAATGACTACACTTCTGATGAACAGTTGAAAGAAAGTATGCTTTATTCCGTTCGCGCTGGAGGCAAACGGATTCGTCCTTTGCTTTTACTTAGTACAGTAGCTGCGTTTGGCGAATCGATCAATACAACAACTTATCAAGTAGCAGCTGCTTTGGAAATGATCCACACGTATTCGTTGATTCACGATGATCTTCCGGCAATGGACAATGATGATCTACGCCGCGGGAAACCAACAAACCATAAAGTCTACGGGGAAGCACTGGCTATTTTAGCAGGAGATGGGTTATTGACAGGTGCCTTTCAACTCATCAGTATGGCTCATTTAGCAAACTCACCAAAACTTTTACTGCTGCAACAATTAGCAATCAATGCGGGAACCCAAGGGATGGTTGCTGGTCAAGCAGCGGATATCGAGGGAGAAACAAAACAATTAACATTAGAGGAATTAATGTTTATCCACGAAAGAAAAACTGGTCGCTTGATGCACTACGCTTTATTAGCGGGAGGAGTATTAGCAAACCAACCGGAGGAAGTTTTAGCTAGCCTACAAAAATTAGCCAGTCATCTAGGCCTTGCTTTTCAAATTCGTGATGATCTGCTCGATGTGGTTAGCACGACTGAAGTATTAGGTAAAACAGCTGGTAAAGATGCTAAAATGGAAAAAACGACTTATCCAGGTTTATTAGGTATCGAAGAAACAAAAAGCGCACTTGAAAATGAGATTGATGCGGCGAATCGAATGATTGATCAGTTAGAACAAACGGTATGTTCATTCGATGGACAACTTTTACGTCAATTAGTTCAGCAATTCAGTGTATAG
- a CDS encoding exodeoxyribonuclease VII small subunit, whose product MENPTFEESLQELEKIVMELEQGDVPLESALDAFKRGMELSKHCQDTLTKAEKTLTKMMSEANEEVTFEGNEEA is encoded by the coding sequence ATGGAAAATCCGACATTTGAGGAATCATTACAAGAATTAGAAAAAATTGTCATGGAATTAGAACAAGGTGATGTACCTTTAGAATCTGCTTTAGATGCTTTTAAACGAGGAATGGAATTAAGTAAGCATTGCCAAGATACTTTAACTAAAGCTGAAAAAACTTTGACGAAAATGATGTCAGAGGCAAATGAAGAAGTTACTTTTGAAGGAAATGAGGAAGCATAA
- the xseA gene encoding exodeoxyribonuclease VII large subunit, with product MTQEYLTVTTLTKYLKRKFDVDPYLERVYLTGEISNFRLRANAHQYFSLKDDHAKISAIMFKGAFQKLRFQPKEGMKVLVVGRISLYEASGSYQIYVEHMEPDGVGALYQELEERKEKLRKEGLFKPEHKQALPRFPKRIAVLTSPSGAVIRDIITTVKRRYPIAQLVLFPTVVQGNQAADNIVENIRRVEELGDFDTMIIGRGGGSIEDLWPFNEERVARAIFEARTPVISSVGHETDTTIADLAADVRAATPTAAAELAVPVLSEVLLKLKERQARLEQAFLRQIQRKQERFERAKQSYVFRQPERLYEGQTIKLDQFKQRLFQATQQIYHLKEKQTVRLNHQLAQVAPTYRVKSAKQETDYLEKRLAEKMEQYMQSQQQRFQQAIQSLDLLSPLKIMGRGYNYTTIEGRVVKSVTEMKPEDTITIHYQDGQVIATVQEVEEGE from the coding sequence ATGACACAAGAATATTTAACAGTAACCACATTAACCAAGTATTTAAAAAGGAAATTTGATGTAGACCCTTATCTTGAAAGGGTCTATTTAACAGGTGAAATCTCGAATTTTCGTTTGAGAGCAAATGCACATCAATATTTTAGTTTAAAAGATGACCATGCAAAAATCTCAGCAATCATGTTCAAAGGTGCATTTCAAAAATTACGTTTTCAACCTAAAGAAGGGATGAAAGTATTAGTTGTCGGACGGATCTCTCTTTATGAAGCTTCTGGTTCTTATCAGATTTACGTTGAACACATGGAACCTGATGGTGTAGGAGCGCTATATCAAGAATTAGAAGAACGAAAAGAAAAATTGCGAAAAGAAGGTCTTTTTAAGCCGGAACATAAGCAAGCTCTTCCACGTTTTCCAAAAAGAATTGCAGTTTTGACCAGTCCAAGTGGTGCAGTTATCCGAGATATCATCACAACTGTCAAAAGACGTTACCCCATCGCCCAACTCGTCCTATTCCCAACGGTGGTGCAAGGAAATCAAGCAGCTGACAATATCGTTGAAAATATCCGTCGTGTTGAAGAACTGGGAGATTTCGACACGATGATCATTGGACGTGGCGGCGGATCGATTGAAGACTTGTGGCCATTTAATGAAGAAAGAGTAGCACGTGCCATTTTTGAGGCACGAACACCTGTGATTTCTTCAGTTGGGCATGAGACGGATACTACTATTGCTGATTTAGCAGCAGATGTACGAGCAGCCACACCGACGGCGGCAGCTGAATTAGCTGTTCCTGTTTTATCTGAAGTATTGTTGAAGCTGAAAGAACGGCAAGCAAGGCTTGAACAGGCCTTTTTGCGTCAAATTCAACGCAAACAAGAACGTTTTGAACGAGCAAAACAATCATATGTTTTCCGTCAACCGGAACGTCTGTATGAAGGACAAACAATTAAGCTTGATCAGTTCAAACAGCGCTTGTTCCAAGCGACACAACAAATTTATCATTTGAAAGAAAAACAAACGGTTCGCTTGAACCATCAGTTGGCACAAGTTGCACCGACTTATCGAGTGAAATCTGCCAAGCAAGAAACAGACTACTTAGAGAAGCGGTTAGCTGAAAAAATGGAACAATATATGCAGAGCCAGCAGCAACGTTTCCAACAAGCGATTCAATCATTAGATTTACTTAGTCCGTTGAAAATCATGGGGCGAGGATACAATTACACAACAATCGAAGGTCGTGTCGTGAAAAGTGTGACAGAGATGAAGCCTGAGGATACGATCACGATCCATTACCAAGACGGACAAGTAATTGCTACGGTACAAGAAGTAGAAGAAGGAGAATGA
- a CDS encoding bifunctional methylenetetrahydrofolate dehydrogenase/methenyltetrahydrofolate cyclohydrolase produces MAELINGKELAEKMQAEIAIKVSELKTKSISPGLVVLLVGENPASQVYVRNKERSAKSIGIHSKVERYPSTISEETLLAEIEKYNQDPNFHGILVQLPLPKHIDEEKVLLAIDPKKDVDGFHPMNLGRLLAGNPDKIPCTPYGIMKMFAAYDINLAGKRALVIGRSNIVGKPMAQLLLMADATVTIAHSKTANLAELAKEADILVVAIGRGHFVTKEFIKPGAVVIDVGMNRDEHGKLIGDVKFDEVEPLASYITPVPKGVGPMTITMLMYQTVLAAEAGE; encoded by the coding sequence ATGGCAGAATTGATTAATGGAAAAGAACTAGCTGAAAAAATGCAAGCAGAGATTGCGATAAAAGTGAGCGAATTAAAAACAAAATCGATCTCCCCCGGATTGGTCGTTTTATTAGTAGGAGAAAATCCAGCCAGTCAGGTTTATGTACGTAATAAAGAACGTTCCGCAAAATCAATCGGGATCCATTCAAAAGTTGAACGTTACCCAAGCACGATCTCTGAAGAAACGTTGTTAGCTGAAATCGAAAAATATAATCAAGACCCAAATTTTCACGGGATTCTTGTTCAGTTGCCATTGCCAAAACACATTGATGAAGAAAAAGTCTTATTAGCAATTGATCCTAAAAAAGATGTAGATGGTTTTCATCCAATGAATTTAGGACGATTATTAGCTGGTAACCCCGATAAGATTCCTTGTACGCCATATGGCATCATGAAAATGTTCGCAGCTTATGATATCAATTTGGCAGGGAAGCGGGCGCTGGTGATCGGACGTAGCAATATTGTAGGGAAACCAATGGCACAATTATTATTGATGGCAGATGCTACAGTAACGATTGCTCATTCAAAAACGGCTAACCTTGCTGAACTTGCAAAAGAAGCTGATATTTTAGTCGTAGCGATTGGGCGAGGCCATTTTGTTACTAAGGAATTTATCAAACCAGGCGCAGTGGTGATCGATGTTGGTATGAATCGTGATGAGCATGGGAAATTGATCGGTGATGTAAAATTTGATGAAGTAGAACCTTTAGCAAGCTATATCACTCCAGTGCCTAAAGGAGTAGGACCTATGACGATTACGATGCTGATGTATCAAACCGTGCTGGCTGCTGAAGCAGGTGAGTAG
- the nusB gene encoding transcription antitermination factor NusB, whose product MNKELSRHEIREMALQALFPLDFNADLTKEDAIFHAIELDHKEMINEEESEFVPVYLDTLVGGVCAKKGELDQTIEKHLKGNWRINRISKMDLIILRIAIFEMKYIEDVPSAVALNEAIELAKTFSDDQSRKFVNGVLSNVLKEIEAGA is encoded by the coding sequence ATGAATAAAGAATTATCAAGACACGAAATTCGTGAAATGGCTTTACAAGCATTATTTCCATTAGATTTTAATGCTGATTTGACCAAAGAAGACGCAATTTTCCATGCAATTGAGTTGGATCACAAAGAAATGATCAATGAAGAGGAGTCAGAGTTTGTTCCTGTTTATTTAGATACATTGGTTGGCGGTGTGTGTGCGAAAAAAGGCGAATTAGACCAAACCATTGAGAAGCACCTCAAAGGAAACTGGCGCATCAATCGTATCTCTAAGATGGATTTGATCATCTTGCGTATCGCCATCTTTGAAATGAAGTACATTGAAGATGTACCATCCGCAGTCGCATTGAATGAAGCCATTGAATTAGCCAAAACTTTTAGTGATGATCAATCACGTAAGTTTGTCAACGGTGTATTATCTAATGTTTTAAAAGAGATTGAAGCTGGGGCATAG
- a CDS encoding Asp23/Gls24 family envelope stress response protein: MAEDKNLVLNATQELGEIVIAPEVIEVIIGIAASKVEGVYGMRGTFASNVTELLGRAAHGKGVYLVNDEDGLKVDLYCYLEYGVSVPRVAMEMQERVNQQVLFMTDIALAEVNVHVVAVVPEKLEQPAIEELFEDEEEENE; encoded by the coding sequence ATGGCAGAGGACAAAAATTTAGTTTTGAATGCGACTCAAGAGCTTGGTGAAATTGTCATTGCGCCAGAAGTCATTGAAGTGATTATTGGTATCGCTGCTTCAAAAGTAGAAGGCGTTTATGGGATGCGTGGAACATTTGCCAGCAACGTAACGGAATTATTAGGGCGTGCAGCGCATGGTAAAGGTGTCTATTTAGTAAATGATGAAGATGGGTTAAAAGTAGATCTTTATTGCTATTTAGAATATGGGGTTTCTGTTCCCAGAGTAGCGATGGAAATGCAAGAACGCGTGAATCAGCAAGTTCTTTTCATGACAGACATTGCTTTAGCAGAAGTCAATGTTCATGTGGTAGCAGTCGTACCGGAAAAACTAGAACAACCAGCAATTGAAGAACTTTTTGAAGACGAAGAGGAAGAAAATGAATAA
- a CDS encoding M24 family metallopeptidase has translation MMLRVEKLRKKMQEENLDSFLITSPYNLRYLTNFTGTTGLAVITLEKAFFITDFRYTEQAAAQAQGFEIIKNVGPIFEEVADLVQKEGLRELGFEETTVSFLEYSVLEEIIDAQLIPISGMIEELREIKDEEEIAIIEKACSIADLAYDHILKMIQPGMTEIEVANQLDFYMRSLGASGVSFETIVASGLRSAMPHGVASKKIIEQGDLITIDFGCYYEGYVSDMTRTFAIGDPGEQLKEIYQIVLEAQLAVLEVAKPGVTGKQLDAVARDYITKHGYGEAFGHSTGHGIGLEIHEGPNVSVRAEKQFVPGNIITDEPGIYLPGIGGVRIEDDLLITSDGNRVLTHSPKELIIL, from the coding sequence ATGATGCTACGAGTAGAAAAATTGCGTAAAAAGATGCAAGAAGAAAATTTAGATTCATTTTTGATCACTAGTCCATACAATCTTCGTTATTTGACTAATTTTACTGGTACGACAGGCTTAGCGGTCATCACATTGGAAAAAGCCTTTTTTATTACTGACTTTCGTTATACCGAGCAAGCAGCAGCTCAAGCTCAAGGATTTGAGATCATCAAAAATGTAGGACCGATTTTTGAAGAAGTAGCTGACTTAGTTCAAAAAGAAGGACTACGTGAACTTGGTTTTGAAGAAACAACTGTTTCCTTCTTAGAATATTCGGTATTAGAAGAGATCATTGATGCGCAACTGATTCCTATTTCGGGCATGATTGAAGAACTTCGAGAAATCAAAGACGAAGAAGAAATTGCGATTATTGAAAAAGCTTGTAGTATTGCAGATTTGGCATATGACCATATTCTCAAGATGATTCAACCGGGAATGACAGAGATCGAAGTTGCCAACCAATTAGATTTTTATATGCGTTCACTTGGAGCGTCAGGTGTTTCTTTTGAAACAATCGTTGCTAGTGGTTTACGCTCAGCTATGCCACATGGAGTTGCTAGCAAAAAAATCATTGAACAAGGCGATTTGATCACAATAGATTTTGGATGCTACTATGAAGGTTATGTTTCTGATATGACACGAACATTTGCGATTGGTGACCCAGGAGAACAATTAAAAGAAATTTATCAAATCGTTCTTGAAGCCCAACTAGCAGTTCTGGAAGTAGCTAAACCAGGAGTTACCGGTAAGCAACTAGATGCTGTAGCTAGAGATTACATTACGAAACATGGTTATGGCGAAGCTTTTGGACACTCAACAGGACATGGAATTGGCTTAGAGATCCATGAAGGACCCAATGTTTCAGTTCGAGCTGAGAAACAATTTGTTCCAGGAAATATTATTACCGACGAACCAGGCATTTACTTACCAGGTATCGGTGGCGTTAGAATCGAAGATGATTTATTGATTACTTCTGATGGAAATCGCGTGTTGACGCATTCACCAAAAGAGTTGATTATTTTATGA